A section of the Larus michahellis chromosome 1, bLarMic1.1, whole genome shotgun sequence genome encodes:
- the NUDT5 gene encoding ADP-sugar pyrophosphatase isoform X2 translates to MAAQTSMEVPKTGRQFVLKEEVIAERKWLKLEETTYTDPFGKPRTWESVKRTGNKKGVSADGVAVIAVLQRTLHYDCVVLVKQFRPPINGYCLEFPAGLIEENETAESAALRELEEETGYKGEVVECTPALCLDPGLSNSTTHIVSVTINGDDAENTRPKQKLDDGEFVEVISLPKNDLLQRIDELIAEERVAVDARVYTYALALKRAAEKPLQVPFMKF, encoded by the exons GTaattgcagaaagaaaatggTTGAAGCTTGAAGAAACAACTTACACTGATCCCTTTGGTAAACCCAG AACTTGGGAAAGTGTAAAGCGTACTGGCAACAAGAAGGGTGTTTCAGCTGATG GTGTAGCAGTGATAGCGGTACTACAGAGAACTCTCCACTACGACTGCGTTGTCCTAGTGAAACAGTTCAGACCCCCAATTAACGGCTACTGCTTGGAATTTCCTGCAG GCCTTATTGAGGAAAATGAGACTGCAGAAAGCGCTGCATTGCgagagctggaggaagaaacCGGGTACAAGGGGGAAGTCGTTGAATGTACTCcag CTCTCTGCTTGGACCCAGGTTTGTCAAACAGCACGACACACATCGTGAGCGTCACCATTAATGGAGATGATGCTGAGAATACAAGACCTAAGCAAAAACTTG atgatGGAG aATTTGTGGAAGTTATTTCACTTCCAAAGAATGACCTGCTGCAAAGAATTGATG aactCATAGCAGAAGAACGGGTTGCAGTGGATGCCAGGGTTTACACTTACGCGTTGGCCCTGAAGCGTGCAGCAGAAAAACCGCTCCAAGTTCCTTTTATGAAGTTCTAA